One part of the Humulus lupulus chromosome 9, drHumLupu1.1, whole genome shotgun sequence genome encodes these proteins:
- the LOC133800656 gene encoding protein LIGHT-DEPENDENT SHORT HYPOCOTYLS 4-like, whose translation MSAAVAAAAAAVVNRNRSSNRSHSSSTTSTTSYSSNSFVSRSNYYNNHQQQRRQQQQRSSVRLGLYELQKQKDWDTFEDYLKSHHPPLTISQCSVAHVLEFLRYLDQFGETKIHDDTCSFYGQIHPPEPCSCPYKEFWGNLDALVGRLRVAFMERGHAGINPFGARAVGVYISELRSTQARARGIG comes from the coding sequence ATGTCCGCCGCCGTCGCAGCCGCTGCGGCCGCCGTAGTCAACCGTAATCGTAGCTCAAACAGAAGCCACAGCAGCAGCACTACAAGCACCACCTCATACAGCTCCAACAGCTTCGTTTCGCGAAGCAACTACTACAACAACCACCAACAGCAGCGGCGGCAGCAGCAACAGCGATCGTCGGTTAGGCTTGGCCTGTACGAGTTGCAGAAACAAAAGGACTGGGATACGTTCGAAGACTACCTGAAGAGCCACCATCCGCCGCTCACGATCTCCCAGTGCAGTGTAGCCCACGTTCTGGAATTCCTCCGCTACCTCGATCAGTTCGGCGAGACCAAGATTCACGATGACACGTGTTCTTTCTACGGCCAGATTCATCCGCCGGAGCCATGTTCCTGCCCTTATAAGGAGTTCTGGGGCAACCTCGACGCGCTCGTAGGAAGGCTTAGGGTAGCCTTCATGGAGAGAGGGCACGCGGGGATAAACCCGTTTGGTGCACGCGCCGTCGGAGTCTACATTAGTGAGTTGAGGAGTACTCAGGCCAGAGCCAGAGGAATAGGCTAG